The proteins below come from a single Anaerolineae bacterium genomic window:
- a CDS encoding dTDP-4-dehydrorhamnose 3,5-epimerase family protein has protein sequence MQLHGVEIKQLVTHPDERGFFRELIRVTDPFFGTGAFGQLSHSRMYHGVVKAWHIHQRQTDWWYVPIGNLKVALYDTRPDSPTYRQLQELLMGDNYPPIVLKIPPGVAHGCRVLSAEAHLLYVTSGVYDPSDEGRIPHDDPTIGYDWTAGPEIR, from the coding sequence CCATCCCGACGAGCGGGGCTTCTTTCGAGAGCTGATCCGGGTAACCGATCCTTTTTTCGGTACGGGCGCGTTTGGCCAGCTCAGCCACAGCCGCATGTACCATGGCGTCGTCAAAGCTTGGCATATCCATCAGCGCCAGACCGACTGGTGGTACGTGCCCATCGGTAACCTGAAAGTAGCGTTATATGATACCCGCCCGGATAGCCCCACATACCGCCAGTTGCAGGAGCTGTTGATGGGCGATAACTATCCGCCGATCGTCCTCAAGATCCCGCCTGGCGTAGCGCACGGCTGTCGCGTCTTGAGCGCAGAAGCCCACTTGCTATACGTGACCTCGGGCGTGTACGATCCCAGCGACGAGGGGCGCATCCCGCATGACGACCCGACTATCGGATACGACTGGACAGCTGGCCCAGAGATCCGCTGA